A DNA window from Brassica napus cultivar Da-Ae chromosome C1, Da-Ae, whole genome shotgun sequence contains the following coding sequences:
- the LOC125580478 gene encoding C2 domain-containing protein At1g53590-like isoform X1, whose amino-acid sequence MECSVFHHVVIVLMLLWLLSYLNRSHALFYFLALVYLYLVHERYVMRLRKKFQFEERKQANQKRVLSDSESVRWLNHAVEKIWPICMEQIASQKILRPIIPWFLDKYRPWTAKEALIQHLYLGRNPPLLTDIRVLRQSTGDDHLVLELGMNFLTADDMSAILAVKLRKRLGFGMWTKLHLTGMHVEGKVLVGVKFLRRWPFLGRLRVCFAEPPYFQMNVKPIFTHGVDVTVLPGIAGWLDKLLSVAFEQTLVEPNMLVVDMEKFVSPQSGENWFFVDEKEPVAHALVEVVEASDVKPSDLNGLSDPYVKGQLGAYRFKTKILKKTLSPKWQEEFKIPILTWDSPNILNIEVQDKDRFSDDSLGDCSVNIAEFRGGERNDMWLPLQNIKMGRLHLAITVTEDEAKVDDADDPFEGATISKEDMWASFATDDANRGSFSSVVSDKSPRVRDNLEPINIEGQEETGIWVHQPGTEVSQIWEPRKGKSRCVDNNIRGVTLEASTGSNESSSPDENQEGKNKARYVGKGLKKVFHRNGKKEESGNVEEDVRSPRINLKALNRKDVGVKYIVEDRLSGPLTGRSPRGESFGSEDGQNKGHMKDVAKSILKHAEKSARHIKHAFSRKGSRKSRDDECSTVPENESVFGSECQFEYSDDDDTAHGSVQGTPRKAKPQGDVVRAGEDGLVNTSANSKEDSRGVTHMDASPGAEKVSTPKKVQ is encoded by the exons ATGGAGTGTTCGGTGTTCCATCACGTGGTGATTGTGTTGATGTTACTTTGGCTTCTCTCTTACTTGAATCGATCACACGCCCTTTTCTATTTCCTCGCTCTCGTTTACCTCTACCTG GTTCATGAGCGTTACGTGATGAGACTGAGGAAGAAGTTTCAGTTTGAAGAGAGGAAGCAAGCTAACCAGAAACGG gttCTGTCTGATTCTGAATCGGTGCGGTGGTTGAATCATGCCGTGGAGAAGATATGGCCTATCTGTATGGAACAGATTGCTTCTCAGAAGATTCTTCGTCCCATCATACCTTGGTTCTTGGACAAGTATAGACCTTGGACCGCG AAAGAGGCTTTGATACAACATCTCTATTTGGGAAGAAACCCTCCTTTGTTGACTGATATAAGAGTGCTAAGGCAATCTACTGGTGATGATCACTTG GTGCTGGAACTTGGAATGAACTTCCTCACAGCAGATGATATGAGCGCAATACTCGCTGTGAAGTTAAGGAAAAGACTTGGGTTTGGGATGTGGACTAAGTTACATCTCACAGGGATGCATGTTGAAGGGaag GTGTTGGTTGGAGTGAAGTTCCTTCGTAGATGGCCGTTTCTGGGGCGTTTACGCGTCTGTTTTGCAGAGCCGCCTTATTTCCAAATGAATGTGAAACCGATCTTCACTCACGGAGTTGATGTTACTGTCCTTCCAGGGATTGCAGGATGGCTA GACAAACTCTTGTCTGTTGCATTTGAGCAGACTCTTGTTGAG CCAAATATGCTTGTAGTTGATATGGAGAAGTTTGTTAGCCCACAATCAGGAG AAAATTGGTTCTTTGTTGATGAGAAAGAACCAGTTGCACACGCTCTTGTTGAAGTCGTTGAAGCATCTGATGTTAAACCATCAGATCTAAATG GTTTATCTGATCCTTATGTGAAAGGCCAGCTCGGCGCATACAGATTCAAAACCAAGATACTAAAGAAAACACTCTCTCCCAAATGGCAAGAAGAGTTCAAGATCCCAATCTTGACGTGGGACTCTCCAAACATCCTCAACATCGAAGTCCAAGACAAAGACCGGTTCAGCGACGACAGCCTCGGCGACTGTTCGGTCAACATAGCAGAGTTCAGAGGCGGGGAGAGAAACGACATGTGGCTGCCTCTCCAGAACATCAAGATGGGGAGGCTTCACCTCGCTATCACAGTAACTGAGGACGAAGCAAAGGTGGATGATGCTGATGATCCGTTTGAAGGAGCGACGATAAGTAAAGAAGACATGTGGGCTTCCTTTGCTACTGATGATGCAAATAGAGGCTCATTCTCTTCGGTGGTGTCTGATAAGTCTCCGAGGGTTAGGGATAATCTTGAACCGATTAACATTGAAGGACAAGAAGAGACTGGGATATGGGTGCATCAGCCAGGGACTGAAGTCTCACAGATTTGGGAGCCGAGGAAAGGCAAGAGTCGATGTGTAGACAACAACATACGTGGAGTTACTCTTGAGGCTTCTACTGGTAGTAATGAAAGCAGCAGTCCTGATGAGAACCAGGAAGGGAAGAACAAAGCGAGGTATGTTGGTAAAGGATTGAAGAAAGTGTTTCATAGGAATGGGAAGAAGGAAGAGTCAGGGAACGTGGAGGAGGATGTGAGGTCTCCTAGGATCAACTTGAAGGCGTTGAACCGAAAGGATGTTGGTGTTAAGTACATAGTTGAAGACCGTTTGTCTGGGCCTTTGACGGGGAGAAGTCCGAGAGGTGAGAGCTTTGGCTCTGAGGATGGTCAGAACAAGGGGCATATGAAGGACGTTGCCAAGAGCATTCTGAAACACGCTGAGAAGTCTGCGAGGCATATAAAGCACGCGTTTTCACGTAAAGGGTCGAGGAAGTCGAGAGATGATGAGTGCTCAACGGTTCCTGAGAATGAGTCTGTGTTTGGTTCAGAATGTCAGTTTGAAtattctgatgatgatgatactgCACATGGCAGTGTGCAGGGGACACCAAGAAAAGCAAAACCTCAAGGAGATGTCGTTAGGGCAGGAGAAGATGGTCttgtgaatacatcagcaaacTCTAAAGAAGATTCTAGAGGTGTTACACATATGGATGCTTCACCTGGAGCTGAGAAAGTCTCTACGCCAAAAAAAGTCCAATGA
- the LOC125580478 gene encoding C2 domain-containing protein At1g53590-like isoform X3: MAYLYGTDCFSEDSSSHHTLVLGQKEALIQHLYLGRNPPLLTDIRVLRQSTGDDHLVLELGMNFLTADDMSAILAVKLRKRLGFGMWTKLHLTGMHVEGKVLVGVKFLRRWPFLGRLRVCFAEPPYFQMNVKPIFTHGVDVTVLPGIAGWLDKLLSVAFEQTLVEPNMLVVDMEKFVSPQSGENWFFVDEKEPVAHALVEVVEASDVKPSDLNGLSDPYVKGQLGAYRFKTKILKKTLSPKWQEEFKIPILTWDSPNILNIEVQDKDRFSDDSLGDCSVNIAEFRGGERNDMWLPLQNIKMGRLHLAITVTEDEAKVDDADDPFEGATISKEDMWASFATDDANRGSFSSVVSDKSPRVRDNLEPINIEGQEETGIWVHQPGTEVSQIWEPRKGKSRCVDNNIRGVTLEASTGSNESSSPDENQEGKNKARYVGKGLKKVFHRNGKKEESGNVEEDVRSPRINLKALNRKDVGVKYIVEDRLSGPLTGRSPRGESFGSEDGQNKGHMKDVAKSILKHAEKSARHIKHAFSRKGSRKSRDDECSTVPENESVFGSECQFEYSDDDDTAHGSVQGTPRKAKPQGDVVRAGEDGLVNTSANSKEDSRGVTHMDASPGAEKVSTPKKVQ; encoded by the exons ATGGCCTATCTGTATGGAACAGATTGCTTCTCAGAAGATTCTTCGTCCCATCATACCTTGGTTCTTGGACAA AAAGAGGCTTTGATACAACATCTCTATTTGGGAAGAAACCCTCCTTTGTTGACTGATATAAGAGTGCTAAGGCAATCTACTGGTGATGATCACTTG GTGCTGGAACTTGGAATGAACTTCCTCACAGCAGATGATATGAGCGCAATACTCGCTGTGAAGTTAAGGAAAAGACTTGGGTTTGGGATGTGGACTAAGTTACATCTCACAGGGATGCATGTTGAAGGGaag GTGTTGGTTGGAGTGAAGTTCCTTCGTAGATGGCCGTTTCTGGGGCGTTTACGCGTCTGTTTTGCAGAGCCGCCTTATTTCCAAATGAATGTGAAACCGATCTTCACTCACGGAGTTGATGTTACTGTCCTTCCAGGGATTGCAGGATGGCTA GACAAACTCTTGTCTGTTGCATTTGAGCAGACTCTTGTTGAG CCAAATATGCTTGTAGTTGATATGGAGAAGTTTGTTAGCCCACAATCAGGAG AAAATTGGTTCTTTGTTGATGAGAAAGAACCAGTTGCACACGCTCTTGTTGAAGTCGTTGAAGCATCTGATGTTAAACCATCAGATCTAAATG GTTTATCTGATCCTTATGTGAAAGGCCAGCTCGGCGCATACAGATTCAAAACCAAGATACTAAAGAAAACACTCTCTCCCAAATGGCAAGAAGAGTTCAAGATCCCAATCTTGACGTGGGACTCTCCAAACATCCTCAACATCGAAGTCCAAGACAAAGACCGGTTCAGCGACGACAGCCTCGGCGACTGTTCGGTCAACATAGCAGAGTTCAGAGGCGGGGAGAGAAACGACATGTGGCTGCCTCTCCAGAACATCAAGATGGGGAGGCTTCACCTCGCTATCACAGTAACTGAGGACGAAGCAAAGGTGGATGATGCTGATGATCCGTTTGAAGGAGCGACGATAAGTAAAGAAGACATGTGGGCTTCCTTTGCTACTGATGATGCAAATAGAGGCTCATTCTCTTCGGTGGTGTCTGATAAGTCTCCGAGGGTTAGGGATAATCTTGAACCGATTAACATTGAAGGACAAGAAGAGACTGGGATATGGGTGCATCAGCCAGGGACTGAAGTCTCACAGATTTGGGAGCCGAGGAAAGGCAAGAGTCGATGTGTAGACAACAACATACGTGGAGTTACTCTTGAGGCTTCTACTGGTAGTAATGAAAGCAGCAGTCCTGATGAGAACCAGGAAGGGAAGAACAAAGCGAGGTATGTTGGTAAAGGATTGAAGAAAGTGTTTCATAGGAATGGGAAGAAGGAAGAGTCAGGGAACGTGGAGGAGGATGTGAGGTCTCCTAGGATCAACTTGAAGGCGTTGAACCGAAAGGATGTTGGTGTTAAGTACATAGTTGAAGACCGTTTGTCTGGGCCTTTGACGGGGAGAAGTCCGAGAGGTGAGAGCTTTGGCTCTGAGGATGGTCAGAACAAGGGGCATATGAAGGACGTTGCCAAGAGCATTCTGAAACACGCTGAGAAGTCTGCGAGGCATATAAAGCACGCGTTTTCACGTAAAGGGTCGAGGAAGTCGAGAGATGATGAGTGCTCAACGGTTCCTGAGAATGAGTCTGTGTTTGGTTCAGAATGTCAGTTTGAAtattctgatgatgatgatactgCACATGGCAGTGTGCAGGGGACACCAAGAAAAGCAAAACCTCAAGGAGATGTCGTTAGGGCAGGAGAAGATGGTCttgtgaatacatcagcaaacTCTAAAGAAGATTCTAGAGGTGTTACACATATGGATGCTTCACCTGGAGCTGAGAAAGTCTCTACGCCAAAAAAAGTCCAATGA
- the LOC106380631 gene encoding uncharacterized protein LOC106380631 has product MASVQYGMDQGMEIFNNELMIMSFLEEESPLDNHSSINKEEEEELNRVIRSLEVEINSSSSPPIESQENDLQQEKSGIEDDFGWLNDFDIGVVSSQNAEDMMNWCTELSYMNGVDSSALDIEGGDYYSHINYGLTFEEPTLSLWQESNDVVMY; this is encoded by the coding sequence ATGGCGTCTGTTCAATATGGTATGGATCAAGGAATGGAGATTTTTAACAATGAGCTTATGATCATGTCGTTTCTGGAAGAAGAATCGCCTCTCGATAATCATAGTAGCATCaacaaagaggaagaagaggaactAAACCGCGTGATTAGATCTTTAGAAGTGGAGATCAACTCGAGTTCTTCTCCGCCCATAGAATCTCAGGAAAATGATCTCCAACAGGAGAAATCCGGGATAGAAGATGATTTCGGGTGGCTTAACGACTTTGATATCGGTGTGGTTTCGTCTCAAAATGCTGAGGACATGATGAATTGGTGTACGGAGCTTTCTTACATGAATGGTGTGGATAGTAGCGCTCTCGATATTGAAGGTGGCGATTATTATTCTCATATTAACTATGGACTTACATTTGAGGAACCAACTCTTTCTTTGTGGCAAGAGAGTAATGATGTAGTTATGTATTGA
- the LOC125580478 gene encoding C2 domain-containing protein At1g53590-like isoform X2: MECSVFHHVVIVLMLLWLLSYLNRSHALFYFLALVYLYLVHERYVMRLRKKFQFEERKQANQKRVLSDSESVRWLNHAVEKIWPICMEQIASQKILRPIIPWFLDKYRPWTAKEALIQHLYLGRNPPLLTDIRVLRQSTGDDHLVLELGMNFLTADDMSAILAVKLRKRLGFGMWTKLHLTGMHVEGKVLVGVKFLRRWPFLGRLRVCFAEPPYFQMNVKPIFTHGVDVTVLPGIAGWLPNMLVVDMEKFVSPQSGENWFFVDEKEPVAHALVEVVEASDVKPSDLNGLSDPYVKGQLGAYRFKTKILKKTLSPKWQEEFKIPILTWDSPNILNIEVQDKDRFSDDSLGDCSVNIAEFRGGERNDMWLPLQNIKMGRLHLAITVTEDEAKVDDADDPFEGATISKEDMWASFATDDANRGSFSSVVSDKSPRVRDNLEPINIEGQEETGIWVHQPGTEVSQIWEPRKGKSRCVDNNIRGVTLEASTGSNESSSPDENQEGKNKARYVGKGLKKVFHRNGKKEESGNVEEDVRSPRINLKALNRKDVGVKYIVEDRLSGPLTGRSPRGESFGSEDGQNKGHMKDVAKSILKHAEKSARHIKHAFSRKGSRKSRDDECSTVPENESVFGSECQFEYSDDDDTAHGSVQGTPRKAKPQGDVVRAGEDGLVNTSANSKEDSRGVTHMDASPGAEKVSTPKKVQ; this comes from the exons ATGGAGTGTTCGGTGTTCCATCACGTGGTGATTGTGTTGATGTTACTTTGGCTTCTCTCTTACTTGAATCGATCACACGCCCTTTTCTATTTCCTCGCTCTCGTTTACCTCTACCTG GTTCATGAGCGTTACGTGATGAGACTGAGGAAGAAGTTTCAGTTTGAAGAGAGGAAGCAAGCTAACCAGAAACGG gttCTGTCTGATTCTGAATCGGTGCGGTGGTTGAATCATGCCGTGGAGAAGATATGGCCTATCTGTATGGAACAGATTGCTTCTCAGAAGATTCTTCGTCCCATCATACCTTGGTTCTTGGACAAGTATAGACCTTGGACCGCG AAAGAGGCTTTGATACAACATCTCTATTTGGGAAGAAACCCTCCTTTGTTGACTGATATAAGAGTGCTAAGGCAATCTACTGGTGATGATCACTTG GTGCTGGAACTTGGAATGAACTTCCTCACAGCAGATGATATGAGCGCAATACTCGCTGTGAAGTTAAGGAAAAGACTTGGGTTTGGGATGTGGACTAAGTTACATCTCACAGGGATGCATGTTGAAGGGaag GTGTTGGTTGGAGTGAAGTTCCTTCGTAGATGGCCGTTTCTGGGGCGTTTACGCGTCTGTTTTGCAGAGCCGCCTTATTTCCAAATGAATGTGAAACCGATCTTCACTCACGGAGTTGATGTTACTGTCCTTCCAGGGATTGCAGGATGGCTA CCAAATATGCTTGTAGTTGATATGGAGAAGTTTGTTAGCCCACAATCAGGAG AAAATTGGTTCTTTGTTGATGAGAAAGAACCAGTTGCACACGCTCTTGTTGAAGTCGTTGAAGCATCTGATGTTAAACCATCAGATCTAAATG GTTTATCTGATCCTTATGTGAAAGGCCAGCTCGGCGCATACAGATTCAAAACCAAGATACTAAAGAAAACACTCTCTCCCAAATGGCAAGAAGAGTTCAAGATCCCAATCTTGACGTGGGACTCTCCAAACATCCTCAACATCGAAGTCCAAGACAAAGACCGGTTCAGCGACGACAGCCTCGGCGACTGTTCGGTCAACATAGCAGAGTTCAGAGGCGGGGAGAGAAACGACATGTGGCTGCCTCTCCAGAACATCAAGATGGGGAGGCTTCACCTCGCTATCACAGTAACTGAGGACGAAGCAAAGGTGGATGATGCTGATGATCCGTTTGAAGGAGCGACGATAAGTAAAGAAGACATGTGGGCTTCCTTTGCTACTGATGATGCAAATAGAGGCTCATTCTCTTCGGTGGTGTCTGATAAGTCTCCGAGGGTTAGGGATAATCTTGAACCGATTAACATTGAAGGACAAGAAGAGACTGGGATATGGGTGCATCAGCCAGGGACTGAAGTCTCACAGATTTGGGAGCCGAGGAAAGGCAAGAGTCGATGTGTAGACAACAACATACGTGGAGTTACTCTTGAGGCTTCTACTGGTAGTAATGAAAGCAGCAGTCCTGATGAGAACCAGGAAGGGAAGAACAAAGCGAGGTATGTTGGTAAAGGATTGAAGAAAGTGTTTCATAGGAATGGGAAGAAGGAAGAGTCAGGGAACGTGGAGGAGGATGTGAGGTCTCCTAGGATCAACTTGAAGGCGTTGAACCGAAAGGATGTTGGTGTTAAGTACATAGTTGAAGACCGTTTGTCTGGGCCTTTGACGGGGAGAAGTCCGAGAGGTGAGAGCTTTGGCTCTGAGGATGGTCAGAACAAGGGGCATATGAAGGACGTTGCCAAGAGCATTCTGAAACACGCTGAGAAGTCTGCGAGGCATATAAAGCACGCGTTTTCACGTAAAGGGTCGAGGAAGTCGAGAGATGATGAGTGCTCAACGGTTCCTGAGAATGAGTCTGTGTTTGGTTCAGAATGTCAGTTTGAAtattctgatgatgatgatactgCACATGGCAGTGTGCAGGGGACACCAAGAAAAGCAAAACCTCAAGGAGATGTCGTTAGGGCAGGAGAAGATGGTCttgtgaatacatcagcaaacTCTAAAGAAGATTCTAGAGGTGTTACACATATGGATGCTTCACCTGGAGCTGAGAAAGTCTCTACGCCAAAAAAAGTCCAATGA